A region of Lycium barbarum isolate Lr01 chromosome 3, ASM1917538v2, whole genome shotgun sequence DNA encodes the following proteins:
- the LOC132631036 gene encoding uncharacterized protein LOC132631036 — protein sequence MQITLAAIYGLHTVHDRQTLWEELRELDQRIQSPWLLLGDYNAVLSIDDRTNGNAVQDSEIKDFRDFINDTGMTELPTRGRKFTWTNNHVSSKIDRALVNTHWMLNMEPVVVQVLDPLFSDHSPLALILGNDTNKGTKPFRFFNCWAAYPHFTEIVQESSNTDETTTNIQEVWAKLKEVKKGLKNLNNKEFKWVAEKIKEVRGQLQELQVKMRDPTQAINTYDTEKLLKEKLEKWNLIEESIYKQKSRNKWLKEGDCNIAYFFASAKSRKAQNLSITL from the coding sequence ATGCAAATTACCCTGGCAGCTATCTATGGCTTACACACAGTTCACGATAGGCAAACCCTATGGGAGGAACTAAGGGAGCTGGACCAAAGGATCCAATCACCATGGCTATTGTTGGGTGACTACAATGCAGTCTTGAGTATAGATGACAGAACAAATGGAAATGCAGTACAGGATAGTGAAATCAAAGATTTTAGAGATTTCATAAATGATACAGGAATGACAGAACTACCAACAAGGGGGAGGAAGTTCACCTGGACAAACAACCATGTGAGTAGCAAAATTGATAGAGCACTGGTAAACACTCATTGGATGCTGAATATGGAGCCAGTGGTGGTACAAGTGCTAGACCCTCTTTTCTCTGATCATTCACCACTGGCCCTGATACTAGGAAATGACACAAATAAAGGAACAAAACCATTCAGATTTTTTAATTGCTGGGCAGCTTATCCACACTTCACAGAAATAGTTCAAGAAAGCTCGAACACTGATGAAACAACAACAAATATACAGGAAGTTTGGGCCAAATTAAAGGAGGTGAAGAAGGGATTAAAAAATCTTAACAACAAAGAATTCAAATGGGTTGCAGAAAAGATTAAAGAAGTAAGGGGTCAGTTGCAAGAACTGCAAGTAAAAATGAGGGATCCCACACAAGCTATCAATACATATGACACAGAAAAACTGTTAAAGGAAAAACTAGAAAAATGGAACCTCATTGAGGAAAGTATATACAAACAAAAATCAAGGAATAAATGGCTGAAGGAAGGAGACTGCAACATTGCCTACTTCTTTGCCAGTGCTAAAAGCAGGAAAGCTCAAAATCTGAGTATCACACTTTAA